The Phycicoccus sp. M110.8 genome includes a window with the following:
- the selD gene encoding selenide, water dikinase SelD yields MTTASALRLTQFAHGGGCACKIPPGELEDMVRDLVGEGSDDLLVGLDAGDDAAAVWIEGDIAVLATADFFTPVVDDAYDWGRIAAANALSDVYAMGGRPVVAVNLLGWPRDTLPVELAREVLRGGLDVGREAGCPVAGGHSIDDPEPKYGMAVTGVADARRLLRNDAARAGQPISLTKPLGVGVLNNRHKATGEVFEHAIASMAALNAAASRAALDAGIEAATDVTGFGLLGHLYKMARASGVTAVVDAAAVPYLEGARESLAAGFVPGGSRRNLDWVRPSLSASVDDDELVLLADAQTSGGLLLAGEVQGAPVIGEFVPRGDAVLVVR; encoded by the coding sequence ATGACCACGGCCTCGGCGCTGCGCCTCACCCAGTTCGCCCACGGCGGCGGCTGCGCCTGCAAGATCCCCCCGGGCGAGCTCGAGGACATGGTCCGCGACCTCGTCGGGGAGGGCTCGGACGACCTGCTCGTCGGTCTCGACGCCGGCGACGACGCCGCGGCCGTCTGGATCGAGGGCGACATCGCCGTCCTGGCGACCGCCGACTTCTTCACGCCTGTCGTGGACGACGCGTACGACTGGGGGCGCATCGCCGCGGCCAACGCCCTCTCGGACGTGTATGCCATGGGCGGGCGCCCGGTCGTGGCCGTGAACCTCCTCGGGTGGCCCCGCGACACCCTGCCGGTCGAGCTCGCCCGCGAGGTGCTGCGCGGTGGCCTCGACGTCGGGCGCGAGGCGGGCTGCCCGGTGGCGGGCGGCCACAGCATCGACGACCCGGAGCCCAAGTACGGCATGGCCGTCACGGGCGTTGCCGACGCGAGGCGCCTGCTGCGCAACGACGCCGCGAGGGCCGGCCAGCCGATCTCGCTCACCAAGCCGCTCGGCGTGGGAGTGCTCAACAACCGGCACAAGGCGACCGGTGAGGTGTTCGAGCACGCGATCGCCTCGATGGCCGCCCTCAACGCAGCGGCGTCCCGGGCCGCCCTCGACGCGGGGATCGAGGCGGCGACCGACGTCACCGGGTTCGGCCTGCTCGGCCACCTCTACAAGATGGCTCGCGCCTCCGGCGTGACCGCTGTCGTCGACGCGGCCGCCGTCCCCTACCTCGAGGGCGCGCGCGAGTCCCTCGCCGCCGGCTTCGTCCCAGGCGGCAGCCGGCGCAACCTCGACTGGGTGCGCCCCAGCCTGTCGGCATCCGTCGACGACGACGAGCTCGTCCTGCTCGCCGACGCCCAGACCAGCGGCGGGCTGCTGCTGGCCGGCGAGGTGCAGGGGGCGCCGGTCATCGGCGAGTTCGTGCCCCGCGGCGACGCCGTGCTGGTGGTCCGGTGA
- a CDS encoding rhodanese-like domain-containing protein, whose amino-acid sequence MTVEDRVDVAVGVDAMLARARAGLHRLTPHAAYEAVQAGALLVDTRTAPQRARQGELPGALVIDRTVLEWRLDPASPWRIPEAGDPARLVVVLCRQGYSSSLAAASLRQLGLDATDVIGGVEAWLHAGLPTHDGPADVRE is encoded by the coding sequence GTGACCGTCGAGGACCGGGTGGATGTCGCAGTCGGCGTCGACGCGATGCTGGCCCGGGCCCGGGCGGGGCTGCACCGGCTGACGCCGCACGCGGCATACGAGGCGGTGCAGGCCGGTGCGCTGCTCGTGGACACGCGCACCGCACCCCAGCGGGCCCGGCAGGGCGAGCTGCCCGGGGCGCTCGTCATCGACCGCACGGTGCTGGAGTGGCGCCTGGACCCGGCGAGCCCGTGGCGCATCCCGGAGGCGGGCGACCCCGCTCGGCTGGTCGTGGTGCTGTGCCGGCAGGGTTACAGCTCGAGCCTCGCCGCGGCGTCCCTGCGACAGCTCGGCCTCGACGCCACCGACGTCATCGGTGGCGTCGAAGCGTGGCTCCACGCGGGTCTGCCGACCCACGACGGGCCGGCAGACGTCCGCGAGTAG